One Bacteroidales bacterium genomic window carries:
- a CDS encoding efflux RND transporter permease subunit, whose protein sequence is MMNIGNWALDNRKLVYFLVVVLVIGGIGSYYGMSKLEDPELKVKQATVVTLYPGASAHQVELEVSDVLEKSIRSMKNVDDVTSRSMNDMSMITVELSTLVQNDEVEQCWDLLRRKVSDVQGSLPEGASTSIVMDDFGDVFGMVYALTYDEGYTDEEVGKYADLIKREVQKIEGVSNVSIYGKRNECINIELYEDKLANLGVHPAEVLSTLNGQNKTIYSGYYESGDVRIRVSVNDKYKTVEDIGNLLLQGHEDDQLRLRDIARISTGYESPVRNELRYDKQRALGISISALSGTDITKIGKQADELLEHMETERLPVGMEVNKVFFQPERVNVALNSFMVNLVESVLIVVVLLMFTMGFRSGIILGVSLIVTVFGSLMILNMFDGTLQRVSLASFVLAMGMLVDNAIVILDGIQIDLQRGVPRKQALTAIGQKTAMPLLGATLIAILAFFPIFLSPDTAGIYVRDLFIVLAVSLLLSWVLALTLVPIHANKTLKIKESKIDKDPFDNKYYRLLRRILTWVLSHRITSLSIGVVMVLISVFCYRLLPQGFFPDMDYDQLYIEYKLPEGVNSTRVKSDLETIEDYLLARDEITHVTTSIGGTPSRYNLVRSIADPSLSYGELIVDYTSPKELVASMDEIQNYLNEYYPD, encoded by the coding sequence ATGATGAATATTGGGAACTGGGCACTCGACAACCGGAAGTTGGTTTATTTCCTTGTTGTCGTGCTGGTGATCGGCGGAATAGGCTCATACTACGGTATGAGCAAACTCGAAGACCCTGAATTGAAAGTGAAGCAGGCCACCGTTGTAACGCTTTATCCGGGAGCATCGGCACATCAGGTAGAATTGGAAGTGAGCGATGTCCTGGAAAAAAGCATCCGTTCGATGAAAAACGTGGATGATGTTACCAGCCGTTCGATGAACGATATGTCGATGATCACCGTTGAATTATCGACCCTTGTACAGAATGATGAAGTAGAACAGTGCTGGGATTTGCTGCGCCGTAAGGTAAGTGATGTACAGGGCAGTCTTCCCGAAGGAGCTTCCACCTCCATTGTGATGGATGATTTCGGGGATGTCTTCGGAATGGTGTATGCTTTGACTTATGACGAAGGATACACCGATGAAGAAGTCGGAAAATATGCAGATCTGATCAAACGCGAAGTACAGAAAATTGAAGGCGTTTCGAATGTCAGTATCTACGGTAAACGGAACGAATGCATCAATATAGAACTGTATGAAGACAAACTGGCAAACCTTGGCGTCCACCCTGCCGAAGTCCTTTCCACACTGAACGGACAAAACAAAACCATTTATTCGGGATATTACGAAAGCGGCGATGTACGCATCCGCGTTTCGGTCAATGATAAATATAAAACTGTGGAGGATATCGGCAACCTGTTGTTACAGGGACATGAGGACGACCAGTTACGTTTGCGGGACATCGCACGGATCAGTACAGGTTATGAAAGTCCTGTCCGTAATGAACTCCGTTATGATAAACAACGGGCATTGGGGATCTCTATCTCGGCATTGAGCGGAACCGACATCACCAAGATCGGCAAACAGGCGGACGAATTGCTTGAACACATGGAAACCGAGCGCCTACCGGTGGGTATGGAAGTGAACAAGGTATTTTTTCAGCCGGAAAGGGTCAATGTCGCATTGAATTCTTTCATGGTCAACCTGGTTGAGTCGGTTCTGATCGTAGTGGTGTTGTTGATGTTCACTATGGGTTTCCGTAGCGGTATTATCCTCGGTGTAAGCCTGATAGTTACCGTTTTCGGCTCTTTAATGATCCTGAATATGTTCGACGGTACCCTGCAACGTGTTTCATTAGCATCGTTCGTGCTGGCTATGGGAATGCTGGTCGACAATGCCATCGTCATACTCGACGGCATCCAGATCGATCTGCAGCGCGGTGTTCCGCGAAAGCAGGCGCTCACTGCCATCGGACAGAAAACCGCCATGCCATTGCTGGGCGCTACGCTGATCGCCATCCTGGCATTTTTCCCGATATTCTTATCGCCCGACACAGCTGGAATTTATGTACGTGACCTTTTCATCGTACTTGCCGTTTCGCTCCTGTTGAGCTGGGTACTGGCACTGACCCTGGTTCCTATTCATGCCAACAAGACCTTGAAAATAAAGGAAAGCAAAATCGATAAAGATCCGTTTGACAATAAATATTACCGTTTATTACGCAGGATATTGACGTGGGTGCTGTCGCACCGCATCACTTCGCTGAGCATAGGTGTTGTGATGGTACTGATCAGCGTGTTCTGCTACCGTTTGCTGCCGCAGGGTTTCTTTCCCGACATGGATTACGACCAGCTGTATATCGAATATAAACTGCCCGAAGGGGTGAACAGCACCCGTGTGAAGTCTGATCTGGAAACCATTGAGGACTACCTGCTGGCGCGCGATGAAATAACACACGTAACCACATCAATAGGAGGGACCCCCAGCCGTTACAATCTGGTCAGGAGCATTGCAGACCCTTCGCTTTCCTATGGCGAACTGATAGTCGATTATACCTCGCCTAAGGAATTGGTTGCCTCGATGGATGAGATACAGAACTATCTCAATGAATATTATCCCGAC